The following coding sequences are from one Nicotiana tomentosiformis chromosome 3, ASM39032v3, whole genome shotgun sequence window:
- the LOC138907464 gene encoding uncharacterized protein gives MVVIDEGNEKSDKGEKDKEYGEKIEREKVRNKELGSLNITDGECSSLGVMFSDSKKFNEEKKEEGNEVSKKDEDDDDLPLFEKIKMLKKEVYLVKVFLEQKKNQKLCPEMLAKLVSLKEGLLTRGVREKVPGEGLDTYVNESGQNLKNKKMRSIGKKETRKDIFDMKAPEAYDWDPRKSSSLINSLVNQLLKNLKITEEEKKNLNKEITFLKVEQASSKEENKQSIEEMRKEQVVANAHFDKLLENVHKQPFQSVNLVLLLSYPS, from the exons ATGGTAGTAATTGATGAAGGCAATGAAAAATCTGACAAG GGAGAAAAAGATAAAGAATATGGTGAGAAAATTGAAAGAGAGAAAGTGAGAAACAAGGAACTTGGTTCCTTAAATATTACTGATGGAGAATGTAGTTCTCTAGGAGTCATGTTTTCTGATTCCAAAAAATTTAATGAGGAAAAAAAGGAAGAGGGAAACGAAGTAAGTAAAAAGGATGAGGATGATGATGATCTACCATTATTTGAAAAGATAAAAATGTTGAAAAAAGAAGTCTATTTAGTGAAGGTGTTTCTGgagcaaaaaaaaaatcaaaagcttTGCCCAGAAATGTTGGCAAAGTTGGTATCACTAAAGGAGGGACTCCTAACAAGAGGAGTAAGAGAAAA GGTTCCTGGTGAAGGTCTTGACACTTATGTCAATGAGAGTGGCCAAAACTTGAAGAACAAGAAAATGAGAA GCATTGGAAAGAAAGAAACCAGGAAGGATATATTTGACATGAAAGCACCGGAGGCATATGACTGGGATCCAAGAAAATCTAGTTCACTAATCAATAGTTTGGTTAATCAATTGCTAAAAAACTTGAAAATAACTGAGGAAGAAAAGAAGAACCTCAACAAGGAGATTACCTTTTTGAAAGTTGAGCAAGCATCTTCTAAAGAAGAGAACAAACAGTCGATAGAAGAGATGAGAAAGGAACAAGTAGTGGCTAATGCTCACTTTGACAAGCTTCTAGAGAATGTGCATAAGCAACCTTTCCAATCAGTGAACCTGGTCCTCCTTCTTTCCTACCCTAGTTGA